One Rhodospirillales bacterium DNA segment encodes these proteins:
- a CDS encoding transcriptional repressor, whose product MSQLSRIEHLCLEKGMKMTGQRRIIARVLSDATDHPDVEEVYRRAVRIDPRISIATVYRTVRLFEEASILERHDFGDGRSRYEEASEDHHDHLIDIQSGKVIEFRSPEIEVLQRQIAERHGYRLVGHRLELFGVPLDVREK is encoded by the coding sequence ATGTCGCAGCTGTCGCGGATTGAGCATCTGTGTTTGGAAAAGGGCATGAAGATGACTGGCCAGCGCCGGATCATCGCTCGCGTCCTTTCCGACGCCACCGACCACCCAGACGTCGAGGAGGTTTATCGCCGGGCGGTGCGCATTGATCCGCGGATCAGCATCGCCACCGTCTACCGTACCGTCCGCCTGTTCGAGGAGGCCAGCATCCTCGAGCGTCACGACTTTGGCGACGGTCGCTCCCGTTATGAGGAAGCGAGCGAGGACCACCACGATCACCTGATCGATATCCAGTCCGGAAAGGTCATCGAGTTCCGCAGTCCCGAGATCGAGGTACTGCAGCGGCAGATCGCCGAACGCCATGGCTACCGGCTGGTCGGTCACCGTCTTGAACTGTTTGGCGTCCCCCTGGACGTGCGGGAGAAATAG
- a CDS encoding SUMF1/EgtB/PvdO family nonheme iron enzyme, with protein sequence MGASIFISYRRGVDAGFAGRLFDRLQRPFRNHGLFMDVDSIAPGQDFASILAARVAECAVLLAVIGRGWLAATNAGGQRRLDHPNDFVRIEIAAALSQSKRVIPVLIDDVTMPRADDLPEEIRPLVRLQATRLSHDHFKADCDRLIRSLKTVLKESAERGRAPANAAAGTLGLPPPPTASASHASALTLNHRPQTDAAPPKRLPARPAMPELAVFRDFETPSCPEVTVLPKGQFVMGSSDADVDAYADEKPAHAVAIRHPIAMSRYMITFEQYDHFCELAGKTRPLDEGWGRARRPVFNVSWQDACDYAAWLSAVTGHRYRLPTEAEWEYACRAGTTTRYAFGDAITGKFANVDGIVKKTTDSGRFPANRWGLYDMHGNLWEWVEDVWHDSYVGAPCDGSAWTIGGDDSKRVVRGGSYSYPVAEARSAVRCGQDRFTRDVHHGFRLVRDL encoded by the coding sequence ATGGGCGCGAGCATCTTTATCAGCTACCGCCGGGGCGTGGACGCGGGCTTTGCTGGTCGATTGTTCGACCGGTTGCAGCGCCCCTTTCGCAACCATGGCCTGTTCATGGACGTCGACAGCATCGCGCCCGGCCAGGATTTTGCCTCGATTCTCGCGGCGCGCGTCGCCGAGTGTGCGGTCCTGCTCGCCGTGATCGGCCGCGGCTGGCTCGCCGCGACCAACGCCGGTGGCCAGCGCCGCCTCGACCATCCCAACGATTTCGTACGCATCGAGATCGCGGCGGCGCTCAGCCAGAGCAAGCGGGTGATTCCAGTGCTCATCGATGACGTCACGATGCCGCGAGCGGACGACTTACCGGAGGAGATCAGGCCCCTGGTGCGCTTGCAGGCCACGCGTCTCAGTCATGACCATTTCAAGGCGGACTGCGACCGGTTGATCAGATCGCTCAAGACCGTCCTTAAGGAGTCCGCGGAGCGAGGACGAGCGCCCGCGAATGCGGCGGCTGGTACACTGGGGTTACCCCCACCGCCGACCGCGAGCGCGTCTCACGCCAGCGCCCTCACCTTGAACCATCGTCCGCAGACCGACGCGGCACCGCCTAAGCGGCTCCCCGCCCGACCGGCAATGCCGGAGCTTGCGGTCTTTCGCGATTTCGAAACACCGTCGTGCCCGGAGGTCACCGTCCTGCCGAAAGGGCAGTTCGTCATGGGATCGTCCGACGCCGATGTCGACGCCTACGCCGATGAAAAGCCGGCTCATGCCGTTGCCATCAGACACCCGATTGCCATGTCCCGATATATGATCACCTTCGAGCAGTACGATCACTTTTGCGAGCTGGCTGGCAAGACCAGGCCTCTCGACGAAGGCTGGGGCCGCGCACGCCGGCCAGTGTTCAATGTCAGCTGGCAGGACGCCTGCGACTATGCCGCATGGCTGAGCGCGGTCACCGGCCACCGATATCGGCTGCCCACCGAGGCAGAGTGGGAGTACGCCTGCCGGGCCGGAACGACAACCCGCTACGCCTTCGGGGACGCGATCACCGGCAAGTTCGCCAACGTGGATGGGATCGTTAAGAAAACGACCGATAGTGGTCGGTTTCCCGCCAACCGCTGGGGGCTCTACGACATGCATGGCAACTTATGGGAGTGGGTAGAAGACGTCTGGCACGACAGCTATGTCGGGGCTCCGTGCGACGGCAGCGCCTGGACAATCGGCGGCGATGACTCGAAGCGGGTTGTGCGTGGAGGTTCATACAGTTACCCAGTGGCGGAAGCGCGCTCGGCGGTGCGCTGCGGTCAAGATCGCTTTACACGCGACGTTCACCATGGATTTCGCCTGGTTCGCGACCTTTAG
- the gatC gene encoding Asp-tRNA(Asn)/Glu-tRNA(Gln) amidotransferase subunit GatC yields MSLDRTTVKTIATLARLRVADDHLDALAQELSTILHWVEQLREVDTDGVVPMTSVAAMTLRQREDVVTDGGDRGAVLANAPSPIDDYFAVPKVVE; encoded by the coding sequence GTGTCCCTCGACCGCACGACCGTCAAGACCATCGCCACCCTGGCCCGCCTGCGCGTGGCCGACGACCACCTCGATGCCCTGGCGCAGGAGCTTTCGACGATCCTTCACTGGGTCGAGCAACTGCGTGAGGTCGACACCGACGGGGTCGTGCCGATGACCAGCGTCGCGGCGATGACGCTGCGCCAGCGCGAGGATGTCGTCACCGACGGCGGCGATCGCGGCGCCGTGCTCGCTAACGCGCCATCGCCGATCGATGACTACTTCGCCGTGCCGAAAGTCGTCGAATGA
- the gatA gene encoding Asp-tRNA(Asn)/Glu-tRNA(Gln) amidotransferase subunit GatA, which produces MTNALTGLTLAAAGDGLARGAFSSVELTRAYLDAMAAARALNAFITETPEIALARAEASDARRAAGRARGRMDGIPIAIKDLFCTEGVLTTAGSHVLDGFVPTYESTVTANLRDAGAVMLGKTNLDEFAMGSSNMTSYYGPVKSPWGPKDGKDLVPGGSSGGSAAAVAARLCLGATGTDTGGSIRQPASFCGIVGIKPTYGRCSRWGIVAFASSLDQAGAMTRTVEDAAIMLGVMAGHDAKDSTSMPLAVPDFTAALGAGVRGLTVGIPREYRIDGMSGEIDAIWRQGVAWLEAAGARTVEVSLPHTAYALATYYIIAPAEASSNLARYDGVRFGLRVPAASLDEMYQNTRGEGFGAEVRRRVLIGTYVLSAGYYDAYYLKAQKVRALIARDFARAFESVDVILTPTAPSDAFAIGENTDDPITMYLNDVFTVPTSLAGLPGISVPAGLSARGLPLGLQLVGRPFDEETVLRAAAALESAAGFPTTLPTSASDR; this is translated from the coding sequence ATGACCAATGCGTTAACCGGACTGACCCTCGCCGCCGCCGGTGATGGCCTCGCGCGCGGTGCGTTCTCGTCGGTCGAGCTGACCCGCGCGTACCTCGACGCGATGGCGGCGGCGCGCGCGCTCAACGCCTTCATCACCGAGACCCCAGAGATCGCCCTCGCCCGCGCCGAAGCCTCCGACGCGCGGCGCGCCGCCGGCCGGGCGCGCGGGCGCATGGACGGCATTCCCATCGCGATCAAGGACCTCTTCTGTACCGAGGGAGTGCTCACCACCGCGGGCTCGCACGTGCTGGACGGCTTCGTGCCGACCTACGAATCGACGGTAACGGCGAACCTGCGCGACGCCGGCGCGGTCATGCTCGGTAAGACCAACCTCGACGAGTTCGCCATGGGCTCGTCGAACATGACGAGCTACTACGGGCCGGTGAAGAGCCCGTGGGGGCCGAAGGACGGCAAGGATCTCGTGCCCGGGGGCTCGTCCGGCGGGTCAGCGGCGGCGGTCGCCGCCCGCCTGTGCCTTGGCGCCACCGGAACCGATACCGGCGGCTCGATCCGTCAGCCGGCCTCGTTCTGCGGCATCGTCGGCATCAAGCCGACCTACGGGCGCTGCTCGCGCTGGGGCATCGTCGCCTTCGCCTCCTCGCTCGACCAAGCCGGCGCGATGACGCGCACCGTCGAGGATGCGGCAATCATGCTCGGCGTCATGGCGGGGCATGATGCCAAGGATTCGACGTCGATGCCGCTGGCGGTGCCCGACTTCACCGCGGCGCTGGGCGCCGGCGTGCGCGGGCTGACGGTCGGCATTCCCCGGGAGTACCGCATCGACGGGATGTCGGGCGAGATCGACGCCATCTGGCGGCAGGGCGTCGCCTGGCTGGAGGCGGCCGGCGCGCGGACCGTTGAGGTCTCATTGCCGCACACCGCCTATGCCCTCGCCACCTACTACATCATCGCTCCGGCGGAGGCGTCGTCCAACCTCGCGCGCTACGACGGCGTGCGCTTCGGCCTGCGCGTGCCGGCGGCGAGCCTCGATGAGATGTACCAGAACACCCGCGGTGAGGGGTTCGGCGCCGAGGTGCGCCGCCGGGTGCTGATCGGCACCTATGTGCTCTCGGCCGGCTACTACGATGCCTATTACCTCAAGGCGCAGAAGGTGCGGGCGCTGATCGCCCGCGACTTCGCCCGGGCGTTCGAGTCCGTCGACGTGATCCTGACGCCGACGGCGCCATCCGATGCGTTCGCGATCGGCGAGAATACCGACGATCCGATCACCATGTACCTCAACGACGTCTTCACCGTGCCGACCAGCCTCGCCGGTCTGCCGGGGATTTCGGTTCCCGCCGGCCTCAGCGCCCGCGGTCTGCCGCTTGGCCTGCAGCTCGTCGGCCGTCCGTTCGACGAGGAGACGGTCCTGCGCGCCGCCGCCGCGCTGGAAAGCGCCGCCGGCTTTCCCACTACCCTCCCCACGTCCGCGTCCGACCGCTAA
- a CDS encoding class I SAM-dependent rRNA methyltransferase encodes MDNSQAALPRVFLQAGRDRRVALGHPWAYSNEITIDADAKALPPGSLATLHRVDGKPLGLGTFNPHTLIAFRLLSRDASATIDRAFLANRITRALNLRQTLFDAPFYRVVHAEGDGLPGLICDRLDGVLVAQINTAGMQALTDDLLAALDDALAPHTVVLRNDSPARASEGLSGSVTIAKGQIDDAIMVREGGCCFFADVLAGQKTGWFFDQRDARDIIAPLSAGGSLLDVFCHTGGFAVRAAAAGAHSVVGVDSSEPALHLARRAAAANGVEHLCAFRRADAFTELERLARSKERFRIVVADPPAFVKSRKDLASGLRGYRKLARLAAPLVAPQGFLFIASCSHNVEPDALLSEIVHGISSAARSGRIIHEGRAAPDHPVHTHLPETSYLKWAILQLD; translated from the coding sequence ATGGACAATTCGCAAGCGGCGCTCCCACGCGTCTTCCTCCAGGCGGGACGCGACCGGCGCGTCGCCCTTGGACATCCTTGGGCCTATTCGAACGAGATCACCATCGATGCCGACGCCAAGGCGCTGCCGCCCGGCTCTCTCGCCACGCTTCACCGCGTCGACGGCAAGCCGCTTGGCCTCGGCACTTTCAATCCGCATACGCTGATCGCCTTTCGCCTGCTTAGTCGCGACGCCAGCGCGACGATCGATCGCGCCTTCCTCGCAAACCGCATCACCCGCGCGCTGAACCTGCGCCAGACGCTGTTCGACGCGCCCTTCTATCGCGTCGTGCACGCGGAGGGAGATGGGCTGCCGGGACTGATCTGTGACCGCCTCGACGGCGTACTCGTCGCCCAGATCAATACCGCCGGCATGCAGGCGCTCACCGACGATCTCCTCGCCGCGCTCGATGACGCGCTCGCACCCCACACGGTGGTGCTGCGCAACGACTCCCCGGCACGGGCCAGCGAAGGTCTGTCGGGCAGCGTTACCATCGCCAAGGGGCAGATCGACGACGCAATAATGGTGCGTGAGGGCGGGTGTTGCTTTTTCGCCGACGTTCTCGCCGGTCAGAAGACCGGCTGGTTCTTTGATCAGCGCGACGCCCGCGACATCATCGCACCGCTTTCAGCCGGCGGCAGCCTGCTCGACGTCTTCTGCCATACCGGCGGCTTCGCCGTCCGCGCCGCCGCCGCAGGCGCGCATAGTGTCGTCGGTGTCGATTCGTCGGAGCCTGCGCTTCACCTGGCCCGACGGGCTGCCGCGGCGAACGGCGTCGAGCACCTCTGCGCGTTTCGCCGCGCCGACGCATTTACCGAGCTCGAACGCCTCGCTCGCTCCAAGGAACGCTTTCGTATCGTCGTCGCCGATCCGCCGGCGTTCGTCAAATCACGCAAGGATCTGGCCAGCGGCCTGCGCGGCTACCGCAAACTGGCGCGGCTCGCCGCTCCGCTTGTCGCGCCGCAAGGCTTCCTGTTCATTGCCTCCTGCTCGCACAACGTCGAGCCGGATGCTCTGCTCAGCGAAATCGTCCACGGCATTTCCTCCGCTGCGCGGTCCGGCCGCATCATCCACGAGGGCCGTGCCGCGCCGGACCATCCGGTGCACACCCATCTGCCGGAAACATCCTACCTCAAATGGGCTATTCTACAGCTTGATTAG
- the pyrC gene encoding dihydroorotase, whose product MTVKSEAAMRVAYVGARLLDPASNLDNAGGLITEGEHIVDLGPHVIADGLSSDIEIVDCRGLCLAPGLVDIRVQLREPGEEHKGTLASGGRAATAGGITSMVCLPNTRPVIDDVSVVEFVARRARLLGLTKVYPYAAVTKGLDGSDLAEMGMLAEAGAVAFTDGVKAVANAKLMRQALLYARTFDLLIVEHPEEPTLAAGGAMNAGEVATRLGLVGIPREAEVIMVERDIHLVRMTGGRLHFSHLSTAAAIDAVRQAKASGLAITCDTAPPYFALNEHAVGEYRTFAKLSPPLRTEEDRMAVILGLLDGTIDAIASDHAPEDEDAKRLPFAQAAFGGIGLETLLAISLSLYHNGHLSMLDVLRLITCKPASLMGLPAGRLTKGGRADLTVFDPERPWQIREHELYSKSKNTPFDYRPVQGRVVMTVVDGRRVFTLDG is encoded by the coding sequence ATGACGGTGAAGAGCGAGGCAGCGATGCGGGTGGCCTACGTCGGTGCCCGCCTGCTCGATCCCGCGTCGAACCTCGATAACGCCGGCGGCCTGATCACCGAGGGCGAGCACATCGTCGATCTTGGCCCGCACGTTATCGCGGACGGACTCTCTTCCGACATCGAGATCGTCGACTGTCGCGGTCTGTGCCTTGCGCCGGGTCTCGTCGATATCCGCGTGCAGCTCCGCGAGCCGGGCGAGGAGCATAAGGGCACACTCGCCTCGGGCGGCCGCGCCGCGACCGCCGGCGGCATTACCTCGATGGTCTGCCTGCCCAACACCCGTCCGGTGATCGACGACGTCTCTGTCGTCGAGTTCGTGGCGCGGCGCGCCCGGCTGCTCGGGCTGACCAAGGTCTATCCGTACGCCGCCGTCACCAAGGGGCTGGACGGCAGCGATCTCGCCGAGATGGGCATGCTGGCCGAGGCTGGCGCCGTCGCCTTCACCGACGGGGTCAAGGCCGTCGCCAATGCCAAGCTGATGCGCCAGGCGCTGCTCTATGCCCGCACCTTCGACCTGCTCATCGTCGAACACCCCGAAGAGCCGACGCTTGCCGCCGGTGGCGCGATGAACGCGGGCGAGGTCGCAACCCGGCTTGGCCTCGTCGGCATCCCGCGCGAGGCCGAGGTGATCATGGTCGAGCGCGATATCCATCTGGTGCGGATGACCGGCGGGCGGCTGCACTTCTCCCACCTGTCGACCGCGGCGGCGATCGATGCGGTGCGCCAGGCGAAGGCGAGCGGGCTCGCGATCACCTGCGATACGGCGCCGCCCTACTTCGCGCTGAACGAGCACGCCGTCGGCGAATACCGCACGTTCGCCAAACTGTCGCCACCGCTGCGCACGGAAGAAGACCGCATGGCGGTGATCCTCGGCCTGCTCGATGGCACGATCGACGCCATCGCCTCCGACCATGCGCCGGAAGACGAGGACGCCAAGCGCCTGCCGTTTGCCCAGGCCGCCTTCGGCGGCATCGGGCTCGAGACGCTGCTGGCAATCTCGCTGTCACTGTACCACAACGGCCACCTCTCGATGCTCGATGTGCTGCGCCTGATCACCTGCAAGCCCGCCAGCCTGATGGGTCTGCCCGCCGGGCGTCTGACCAAGGGAGGACGCGCGGACCTGACGGTGTTCGATCCGGAACGACCATGGCAGATCCGCGAGCACGAGCTCTACTCCAAATCGAAGAACACGCCCTTCGACTACCGGCCGGTGCAGGGCCGCGTGGTCATGACCGTGGTCGACGGTCGGCGCGTTTTCACCCTCGACGGCTGA
- a CDS encoding SUMF1/EgtB/PvdO family nonheme iron enzyme — MKLPASTKIQGEAMADVFISYARSDCAKAERLARLLTKRGWSVWWDSSLKAGEIWDEVIERQLNTARCVLVLWSRQSVARRWVRAEASEGLSRGILVPAVLEPGRIPLQFRQVQAEDLTGWDGSPTHPGLQRLLQVIAMRIGSANVLEGGRAAIDDPKAAATIAGTAAARRTPWRADDPSLPWAFRDVDVAWCPELVGLPAGGFLMGSPPNDPSCAADERPQHRVELSHRFAIGRFAVTFQEYDHFCEVAGREKPGDFGWGRGRRPVIKVNWADAQAYAGWLSEVTGQTYRLPSEAEWEYACRAGTTSRYACGDELRDDDANVAGRLRCTAEVGSLAANPWGLFDMHGNVWEWVEDHWHGDYEGAPTDGSAWIDPPSVGPDDKRVLRGGSWNNFPRHCRSANRVAYRAIFRYNSFGFRIARTLD, encoded by the coding sequence GTGAAGCTGCCGGCTTCGACGAAGATCCAGGGGGAAGCGATGGCGGATGTCTTCATCAGCTATGCACGGTCGGATTGCGCCAAGGCGGAACGTCTCGCTCGGCTACTAACCAAGCGTGGCTGGTCGGTGTGGTGGGACAGCAGCCTCAAAGCCGGCGAGATCTGGGACGAGGTCATCGAGCGGCAACTGAACACGGCGCGCTGTGTACTCGTTTTGTGGTCACGACAGTCGGTTGCCCGGCGATGGGTGCGCGCCGAGGCGAGCGAGGGGTTGAGCCGCGGCATTCTCGTCCCGGCGGTCCTGGAGCCGGGCCGGATACCGTTGCAGTTCCGCCAGGTGCAGGCCGAGGACCTCACGGGCTGGGACGGATCGCCGACGCATCCGGGATTGCAACGTTTGCTGCAGGTGATCGCCATGCGCATCGGCAGCGCGAATGTGCTCGAGGGCGGGAGAGCGGCGATCGATGATCCCAAGGCTGCGGCGACGATTGCGGGCACGGCTGCGGCGCGGCGGACACCGTGGCGCGCGGATGATCCGTCGCTGCCGTGGGCGTTCCGCGACGTTGATGTTGCCTGGTGCCCCGAGCTGGTCGGCCTGCCTGCCGGAGGCTTTCTGATGGGATCACCGCCAAACGACCCGTCGTGCGCCGCCGACGAACGCCCGCAGCATCGGGTCGAACTGTCGCATCGCTTCGCGATCGGACGCTTTGCCGTGACATTCCAGGAATACGATCATTTCTGCGAGGTGGCCGGGCGAGAAAAGCCGGGCGATTTCGGCTGGGGGCGCGGCCGGCGGCCGGTGATCAAGGTGAACTGGGCGGATGCTCAAGCCTATGCCGGCTGGCTCAGCGAGGTTACAGGCCAGACCTACCGGCTGCCGAGCGAGGCCGAGTGGGAATACGCGTGTCGGGCGGGGACAACCTCACGCTATGCGTGCGGTGACGAACTGCGGGACGACGATGCGAATGTTGCCGGACGGCTGAGGTGCACGGCCGAGGTCGGCTCGCTTGCCGCCAATCCCTGGGGGCTGTTCGACATGCACGGCAACGTTTGGGAGTGGGTGGAAGATCATTGGCACGGCGATTATGAGGGCGCGCCGACGGATGGTTCCGCCTGGATCGATCCGCCCAGCGTCGGCCCAGATGACAAGCGGGTGCTGCGCGGCGGATCATGGAACAACTTTCCCCGCCATTGCCGCTCGGCCAACCGCGTCGCCTATCGCGCAATCTTCCGCTACAACAGCTTCGGTTTTCGAATTGCCCGCACCCTCGACTGA
- the fabD gene encoding ACP S-malonyltransferase, which produces MSENEALSYARPHGVNTAAVVADRPTQRRALVFPGQGSQSVGMGRELAEQFSVARRVFQEVDDALGQHLSRLMIEGPEAELVLTENAQPALMAVSMATLAVLRSEYGIEASDLGQCVAGHSLGEYTALTAVGSFGLGEAARLLRIRGLAMQTAVPVGEGAMAAMMGLDLDTAHEIAAEATRDSYDGAVCVAANDNAPGQVVISGSRSAVVRAIEIAALRGSKRSIMLPVSGPFHCPLMAPVADVMAKALADVNIQPPSLPLISNVTASAVTNPAEIRSLLVRQITGMVRWRESVLFMKSIGVRELIEFGAGKVLSGLARRIDREVSGLSIGTPADITAFAATI; this is translated from the coding sequence ATGTCCGAGAACGAAGCTCTGTCCTATGCCCGCCCTCACGGCGTTAACACCGCGGCCGTCGTCGCCGATAGGCCGACTCAGCGCCGGGCGCTGGTGTTTCCCGGCCAGGGATCCCAATCCGTTGGCATGGGCCGGGAATTGGCGGAGCAGTTCAGCGTCGCCCGTCGCGTGTTCCAGGAAGTCGACGACGCCCTCGGCCAACACCTCTCGAGGCTGATGATCGAAGGGCCGGAAGCCGAGCTGGTCCTGACCGAGAACGCCCAGCCCGCCCTGATGGCGGTGAGCATGGCGACGCTCGCGGTCTTGCGCAGCGAATATGGCATCGAGGCGAGCGATCTCGGACAGTGCGTCGCCGGCCATTCGCTCGGCGAATATACGGCCCTGACCGCAGTCGGCAGCTTCGGCCTCGGCGAGGCGGCGCGCCTGCTGCGCATCCGCGGCCTCGCCATGCAGACGGCGGTTCCCGTCGGCGAAGGCGCGATGGCGGCGATGATGGGGCTCGACCTCGACACCGCACACGAGATCGCCGCCGAGGCCACGCGCGATTCCTACGACGGCGCGGTATGCGTCGCCGCCAACGACAACGCGCCCGGGCAGGTGGTGATCAGCGGTAGCCGCTCCGCGGTCGTCCGCGCCATCGAGATCGCCGCGCTGCGCGGCTCCAAGCGCAGCATCATGCTGCCGGTCAGCGGCCCCTTTCATTGCCCGCTGATGGCGCCCGTCGCCGATGTCATGGCCAAGGCTCTGGCCGACGTGAATATCCAGCCACCGTCGCTGCCGTTGATTTCTAACGTCACCGCCAGCGCCGTGACCAACCCCGCCGAAATCCGCAGCCTGCTCGTCCGTCAGATCACCGGCATGGTCCGCTGGCGCGAGAGCGTGCTGTTCATGAAGAGCATCGGCGTCCGCGAGCTGATTGAATTCGGCGCCGGCAAGGTGCTCTCCGGCCTCGCCCGGCGCATCGATCGGGAAGTCAGCGGGCTGTCGATCGGAACGCCGGCGGACATCACCGCCTTCGCCGCGACGATCTGA
- a CDS encoding aspartate carbamoyltransferase catalytic subunit: MSSGDPPPFFRHRHLLGIEGLVPPEISLILDLSEVYVEQNRRADKKQALLRGRTIINLFFEASTRTSTSFVLAGKRLGADVIEMSVSSSSIRKGETVIDTAMTLNAMHPDVLVVRHPESGAVKLLSEKVNCAVINAGDGSHEHPTQALLDALTIRRRKGRLHGLKVAICGDILHSRVARSNIHLLNIMGAQVRVVAPRTLLPRAVERLGVEVFHRMEDGIDGCDIVMMLRLQTERMQGTYFPSIREYFHFFGLDYEKLNRASADALIMHPGPMNRGVEIDSVVADDIGRSAIREQVEMGVAVRMACLDLLARSDIEHDPRNV, translated from the coding sequence ATGAGCAGCGGCGATCCCCCGCCCTTTTTCCGACATCGACACCTCCTCGGCATCGAAGGCTTGGTGCCGCCGGAGATCAGCCTGATTCTCGACCTCTCGGAGGTCTACGTCGAACAGAACCGTCGTGCCGACAAGAAGCAGGCGCTGCTGCGCGGGCGGACGATCATCAACCTGTTCTTCGAGGCGTCGACCCGCACCAGCACCTCGTTCGTGCTCGCCGGCAAGCGGCTCGGTGCCGATGTTATCGAGATGTCGGTTTCGTCGTCGTCGATCCGCAAGGGCGAGACCGTCATCGACACGGCAATGACGCTGAACGCCATGCACCCGGACGTGCTGGTCGTGCGCCACCCCGAATCCGGGGCGGTGAAGCTGCTGTCGGAGAAGGTGAATTGTGCGGTGATCAATGCCGGGGACGGTAGCCACGAACACCCGACGCAGGCGCTGCTCGATGCCTTGACCATCCGCCGGCGCAAAGGGCGGCTGCACGGCCTCAAGGTTGCCATCTGCGGCGACATTCTGCATTCGCGGGTCGCCCGCTCCAACATCCACCTGTTGAACATCATGGGCGCGCAGGTGCGCGTCGTCGCGCCGCGCACGCTGCTGCCCCGCGCGGTCGAGCGACTCGGCGTCGAGGTCTTCCATCGGATGGAAGACGGGATCGACGGATGCGACATCGTGATGATGCTGCGGCTGCAGACGGAACGCATGCAGGGAACCTACTTTCCGTCGATCCGGGAGTATTTCCACTTTTTCGGCCTTGATTACGAGAAGCTCAATCGTGCCAGCGCCGATGCGTTGATCATGCATCCGGGACCGATGAACCGCGGAGTTGAGATCGATTCCGTCGTCGCCGACGATATCGGCCGCTCGGCGATCCGCGAGCAGGTGGAGATGGGCGTGGCAGTGCGCATGGCCTGCCTCGATCTGCTGGCCCGCAGCGATATCGAGCACGATCCGCGCAACGTCTGA
- the ruvX gene encoding Holliday junction resolvase RuvX codes for MSALDVRRLAAIIAPPSRLLGLDVGAKTIGCAVSDATWSVATPITTLRRTRLARDLDSLCQLVAEREVGGFVIGLPVEMDGNEGRRCQSVRQFARDLSRAVSLPLAFWDERLSTTAVERTLIGEADLSRKRRSAVVDRAAAAWILQGALDAIRLAVARGDAATPDE; via the coding sequence ATGAGCGCGCTGGATGTCCGTCGCCTAGCGGCGATAATCGCCCCCCCCTCCCGCCTGCTTGGCCTCGACGTCGGCGCCAAGACGATCGGCTGCGCCGTTTCCGATGCCACCTGGTCGGTGGCGACGCCGATCACGACCCTGCGGCGGACGCGCCTCGCCCGCGATCTCGACAGCCTGTGCCAGCTTGTGGCGGAGCGCGAAGTCGGCGGTTTCGTCATCGGCCTGCCGGTGGAGATGGACGGCAACGAAGGCCGGCGCTGCCAGTCCGTGCGCCAGTTCGCCCGAGATCTGAGCCGGGCCGTGTCCTTGCCGCTGGCATTCTGGGACGAGCGGCTGTCGACCACAGCGGTCGAACGCACCTTGATCGGCGAGGCCGATCTCAGCCGCAAGCGGCGCTCCGCGGTGGTCGACCGGGCCGCCGCCGCATGGATCCTCCAGGGCGCGCTCGACGCGATTCGCCTCGCGGTGGCGCGCGGCGATGCGGCGACGCCGGACGAATAG
- the plsY gene encoding glycerol-3-phosphate 1-O-acyltransferase PlsY — MPEADPWISLATGLAALGGYLLGSVPFGLLLSRLAGYGDIRSIGSGNIGATNVLRTGNKLLALATLLLDGGKGAGAALAAGALAGEPAALVAAGAAVLGHSFPVWLGFRGGKGVATTLGVLLAVSWPAGVGACLVWLLVAWLSRISSLAALAALAAAPLLMLALAGPAHVVLAALLAVLGFARHHANIRRLLGGTEPRIGDRHGDRP, encoded by the coding sequence ATGCCTGAGGCCGATCCCTGGATTTCTCTCGCCACCGGGCTCGCCGCGCTTGGCGGTTACCTGCTGGGCTCCGTTCCCTTCGGGCTCCTCTTATCGCGGCTCGCCGGCTATGGCGACATTCGCTCGATCGGCTCGGGCAACATCGGCGCGACCAACGTGCTGCGGACCGGAAACAAGCTGCTGGCACTGGCGACCCTGCTGCTCGATGGCGGCAAGGGGGCGGGGGCGGCGCTCGCGGCCGGCGCCCTCGCCGGCGAGCCGGCAGCGCTCGTCGCCGCCGGCGCCGCGGTGCTCGGCCACAGCTTTCCCGTCTGGCTCGGTTTTCGCGGCGGCAAGGGAGTGGCGACGACGCTGGGTGTCTTGCTCGCCGTTTCCTGGCCCGCGGGCGTCGGCGCTTGTCTCGTCTGGCTGCTTGTCGCGTGGCTCTCCCGCATTTCCTCGCTGGCGGCCCTGGCGGCGCTGGCCGCCGCGCCGCTGCTGATGCTCGCCCTCGCCGGTCCGGCCCATGTCGTCCTGGCGGCGCTGCTGGCGGTGCTGGGGTTCGCCCGTCACCACGCCAATATTCGCCGCCTTCTCGGCGGTACCGAGCCGCGCATCGGCGACCGGCACGGCGACCGCCCTTAA